Proteins from a genomic interval of bacterium:
- a CDS encoding glycosyltransferase: MDKRSIRRREFTGIRRWLAQRFACLNDVQGYVPHVDPKRTDCLYLPREFSAAETWSRETLEVAAFTLLCVIISSLAIAWRWGIGGIAVAVSVAGGLFYITTICVRLYLTFVSLFRGKPETGDACEEEKPGDVPVYSILVPLYHEERVIPGLLKALTALDWPRELLEILLVVDSDDELTIAVLKRMKLPKHIRVIAVRPDPYLRSKPRVLNAALCLAKGEFVVVYDAEDRPERDQLKKAWRMFRRYPNIACLQARLDYYNESQNVLTRWFVAEYAAWFGYTLPALSALKLPVPLGGTSNHFRAATLKTIGGWDPYNVTEDCDMGMRIYRLKGRCATLMLNSTTYEEASADIRNWICQRRRWIKGFFQTFIVHVRHPVQAIRNFGVRGFAAFTFCTFGGSVVHLVNIVFWSLFVVWLCGGNALIAPFFPPFVRGMHLFAFIFGNVSLVLLHVLVALKERRYITALVSVFMPLYWGLMAVAVVQGFYQLLTKPHHWDKTHHWGEFLNDSE; encoded by the coding sequence GTGGACAAGCGCTCGATTCGTCGGCGCGAGTTCACCGGGATTCGTCGGTGGCTTGCGCAAAGGTTTGCATGTCTGAATGATGTGCAGGGGTATGTGCCACACGTGGACCCGAAGCGCACGGATTGCCTGTATTTGCCGCGCGAGTTTTCGGCGGCGGAAACATGGAGCCGTGAAACGCTGGAGGTTGCGGCATTCACATTGCTCTGCGTTATCATCAGTTCTTTGGCCATCGCGTGGCGATGGGGAATCGGTGGCATTGCGGTTGCGGTGAGCGTCGCCGGAGGTCTCTTCTACATCACGACGATCTGCGTCCGGCTCTACCTCACGTTTGTTTCATTGTTTCGCGGGAAACCGGAGACAGGTGACGCGTGCGAAGAAGAAAAGCCCGGCGATGTTCCGGTGTACAGCATTCTGGTGCCGCTCTATCACGAAGAACGGGTGATTCCGGGATTGCTCAAAGCGCTCACCGCGCTGGATTGGCCAAGGGAGTTGCTGGAAATCCTGCTCGTGGTGGATAGCGATGACGAGCTGACGATCGCTGTGCTCAAGCGGATGAAGCTACCGAAACACATTCGCGTCATCGCGGTGAGGCCCGACCCGTACCTGCGTTCCAAGCCACGCGTGTTGAACGCCGCGCTCTGCCTTGCAAAAGGGGAGTTTGTCGTCGTTTACGACGCGGAAGACCGTCCGGAGCGTGACCAGCTCAAAAAGGCATGGCGTATGTTCCGGCGGTATCCGAACATCGCATGCCTTCAGGCGCGGCTTGATTACTACAACGAATCGCAAAACGTGCTCACGCGGTGGTTTGTGGCGGAATACGCGGCATGGTTCGGATACACTTTGCCCGCACTCAGCGCCCTGAAACTGCCGGTGCCGCTAGGCGGAACATCTAATCATTTCCGCGCGGCGACGCTCAAAACCATCGGCGGATGGGATCCGTATAATGTAACCGAGGACTGCGACATGGGCATGCGCATCTATCGCCTGAAAGGCCGATGCGCAACGCTCATGCTTAACTCCACGACTTACGAAGAAGCAAGCGCGGACATTCGGAACTGGATTTGTCAGCGAAGACGTTGGATCAAAGGATTCTTCCAGACGTTCATTGTGCATGTCCGACATCCCGTACAGGCCATACGGAACTTCGGCGTGCGGGGATTCGCCGCGTTCACCTTTTGCACGTTCGGTGGGTCGGTCGTGCATCTCGTGAACATCGTGTTCTGGTCGCTGTTTGTCGTGTGGCTGTGCGGGGGAAACGCGCTCATCGCGCCGTTTTTCCCGCCCTTCGTGCGTGGCATGCACCTCTTCGCGTTCATCTTCGGCAACGTCTCGCTCGTCCTCTTGCACGTGCTCGTGGCACTCAAGGAGCGACGCTACATAACGGCGCTTGTTTCCGTCTTCATGCCGCTCTACTGGGGGCTGATGGCGGTTGCGGTCGTGCAAGGGTTCTACCAGTTGCTCACGAAGCCGCATCACTGGGACAAGACCCACCATTGGGGAGAGTTTCTTAACGACAGCGAATAA
- a CDS encoding glycosyltransferase family 39 protein, whose protein sequence is MDVVVKSEVTDEKEGAQVEQNAQTTVTFGDRRFAFYTPACDTIIVKQRYWLILILVAAAFLRLYNLGSGDPVNDEVFSAFRGIAMMDFDEAEFQTTPLEWFDAKDPANGRWWMNLSFHDHPPLVFAVQHVFMRVFGENNFAFRLPSALLGIASVYLLYAVGVLLFAPNVGVIAAALMAVTLNHVYVSRVGLQESYVIFFILLTSYFFIRALKNGRDFMWAGVAFGLGLLAKYTVAVIAPILVTYAALFRRDVFRNKFFWLGGLAALAIFSPVILYNIGLYQATGHFDFQLSYIVGQDPEVWSVAPGKNIGTLGDRIANFIPRLIATNSWLFLALFGIAVVVFFTRAALSYANVLKNISIRTSEWFLIIALFWTTLLILKIGPSYRFLTMLTPWMALVVAVMFVAVYARAQGASFGAAMFVVCSIILAWETAYAVNNELANYPHGSTPLFASKVRYENYNWGYNELGDYFANEFAGKAPAITFDVRYRFLERLRDEALAKANAEGALLYPAFVVAEGNFDHGAKLWVLDRLNIYHAWPIISGDTYRQYLKDHGVDYFARVGFKNYYFIMPTNSVLPADLRPLTEGTEEVNIKNKRGDVAFKVYVGAL, encoded by the coding sequence GTGGATGTAGTGGTGAAGTCGGAGGTGACCGATGAGAAAGAAGGAGCGCAGGTAGAGCAGAACGCGCAGACGACGGTTACCTTCGGTGACCGTCGTTTTGCTTTTTATACGCCCGCGTGTGATACTATCATCGTGAAACAGCGTTATTGGTTGATTTTGATACTTGTAGCCGCCGCCTTCTTACGGCTCTATAACCTCGGAAGCGGTGACCCCGTAAACGACGAGGTATTTTCGGCGTTTCGGGGCATAGCAATGATGGACTTTGATGAAGCGGAATTTCAAACAACGCCGCTGGAGTGGTTTGACGCGAAAGATCCCGCGAACGGTCGCTGGTGGATGAATCTTTCTTTCCACGACCATCCGCCGCTCGTGTTTGCGGTTCAGCATGTGTTCATGCGCGTGTTCGGTGAAAATAATTTCGCGTTTCGTCTCCCGTCCGCGCTTCTTGGTATTGCCTCCGTTTATCTGCTTTATGCCGTAGGCGTGCTGCTCTTTGCGCCGAATGTCGGCGTGATAGCTGCAGCGCTCATGGCGGTGACGCTCAATCATGTCTACGTCTCGCGCGTCGGGTTGCAGGAATCGTATGTGATTTTCTTTATACTTCTTACTTCATACTTTTTTATTCGCGCGTTGAAGAACGGCCGAGACTTCATGTGGGCCGGTGTCGCCTTCGGTTTAGGGCTGCTCGCAAAATATACCGTCGCCGTCATTGCGCCGATACTGGTGACCTACGCGGCTCTCTTTCGGCGTGACGTGTTCCGGAATAAATTTTTCTGGCTTGGCGGCCTCGCCGCGCTTGCCATCTTCAGTCCGGTGATTCTTTACAACATTGGCCTATATCAAGCGACCGGACATTTCGATTTTCAACTTTCATATATAGTCGGCCAGGATCCGGAGGTTTGGAGTGTCGCGCCGGGTAAAAACATCGGCACGCTCGGCGATCGCATTGCGAATTTCATCCCGCGCCTCATCGCGACAAACTCATGGCTGTTTCTCGCGCTCTTTGGTATTGCGGTAGTAGTATTCTTTACAAGAGCCGCGCTTTCTTATGCTAATGTTCTCAAGAACATTAGCATAAGAACATCCGAGTGGTTCCTCATTATTGCGCTTTTTTGGACTACGCTGCTTATCCTGAAAATCGGGCCATCGTACCGGTTTTTGACGATGCTCACGCCGTGGATGGCACTTGTCGTCGCCGTGATGTTTGTTGCCGTCTATGCTCGCGCGCAAGGCGCATCGTTTGGCGCCGCTATGTTTGTCGTATGCTCCATTATCCTCGCGTGGGAAACTGCCTACGCGGTAAATAACGAACTCGCCAATTATCCGCATGGTTCAACACCGCTTTTTGCCTCTAAAGTCCGTTACGAAAATTATAATTGGGGCTATAACGAGCTGGGGGATTACTTTGCAAACGAATTTGCGGGAAAAGCACCTGCGATTACCTTTGACGTGCGCTACCGTTTTCTTGAAAGATTGCGCGATGAGGCGCTCGCGAAAGCAAATGCCGAGGGAGCGCTGCTCTACCCCGCGTTTGTCGTCGCTGAAGGCAATTTTGACCACGGCGCGAAATTGTGGGTGCTTGACCGGCTGAACATTTACCACGCGTGGCCGATTATTTCCGGTGATACGTATCGCCAATATCTGAAAGACCATGGCGTGGATTATTTTGCCCGCGTCGGATTCAAAAATTATTATTTCATCATGCCGACAAACTCTGTTCTTCCGGCCGACCTTCGTCCGTTGACCGAAGGTACGGAAGAGGTGAATATAAAGAATAAGCGCGGCGATGTGGCGTTTAAGGTTTACGTCGGCGCCCTGTAG
- a CDS encoding polyprenol monophosphomannose synthase: MIPRLSIIIPTYNERENIPTLLRKIFDVLKDASIDGEVIVVDDNSPDGTGVLLDDLAKDYSLSLSKGHQSLRVLHRAGKLGLSSAALEGFAAAKGDILAVMDADFSHPPEKLPEMFRLVESGAADMVIGSRYIPGGKIIGWGWYRKLLSWGATLLSRPFTRVKDTMTGYFMVKRTCIADDMANGVFNPRGFKILLEILVKGKCKNVREVPIVFVNRTAGKSKNGPREIFAYLKNLWGYLRQ, translated from the coding sequence ATGATACCGCGTCTTTCCATAATAATTCCAACTTATAATGAACGCGAAAATATCCCAACGTTGTTGCGGAAGATTTTTGACGTTTTGAAAGACGCGAGTATTGATGGCGAGGTGATTGTGGTTGATGATAATTCTCCCGACGGCACAGGTGTGTTGCTTGACGACCTTGCAAAAGATTATTCCCTGAGCTTGTCGAAGGGCCACCAATCACTTCGAGTGCTGCATCGTGCGGGTAAATTAGGACTTTCTTCTGCGGCACTTGAAGGGTTCGCGGCTGCGAAGGGCGATATTCTTGCCGTGATGGACGCGGACTTCAGCCATCCGCCGGAAAAACTGCCGGAGATGTTCCGGTTGGTTGAGAGTGGAGCCGCCGACATGGTCATCGGCAGCCGGTACATTCCGGGCGGAAAAATCATCGGCTGGGGCTGGTATCGCAAACTGCTTTCATGGGGCGCGACGCTCCTTTCGCGGCCATTCACGCGCGTGAAGGATACGATGACCGGATATTTTATGGTGAAGCGAACGTGCATCGCGGACGATATGGCGAACGGCGTGTTTAATCCGCGCGGCTTCAAAATTCTTTTGGAAATTCTCGTGAAGGGAAAATGCAAGAACGTGCGTGAAGTGCCGATAGTGTTCGTCAACCGCACCGCTGGCAAAAGCAAAAACGGCCCGCGCGAAATTTTCGCGTATTTGAAGAATCTGTGGGGCTACTTGCGTCAGTGA